A stretch of the Deinococcus sp. Leaf326 genome encodes the following:
- a CDS encoding cytochrome c-type biogenesis protein CcmH: protein MGAALLTCSVAGAQAAAPATAPALSAEQQDRAVSIERNLRCPLCDNGESISESRADISIQMRASVRDQVAQGRSDRAIYDFFAERYGNFVLLDPPREGRGLLLWGAPVLALLLGGAALARVLGRRGQPVPTAPVAAPVPEESYDTYLAQVRQEVHTPNSDPAADRERP from the coding sequence TTGGGCGCCGCACTGCTGACCTGCAGCGTGGCCGGTGCCCAGGCGGCGGCCCCCGCCACCGCGCCGGCCCTGAGCGCCGAGCAGCAGGACCGGGCCGTGTCCATCGAGCGCAACCTGCGCTGCCCGCTGTGCGACAACGGCGAGTCGATCTCCGAGTCGCGCGCCGACATCAGCATCCAGATGCGGGCCTCGGTGCGCGATCAGGTGGCCCAGGGCCGCAGCGACCGCGCCATCTATGACTTCTTTGCGGAGCGGTACGGCAACTTCGTACTGCTCGACCCGCCGCGCGAGGGACGTGGGCTGCTGCTGTGGGGCGCGCCGGTGCTGGCCCTGCTGCTGGGCGGCGCGGCGCTCGCGCGCGTGCTGGGCCGCCGGGGTCAGCCGGTGCCCACCGCGCCGGTCGCTGCCCCCGTACCCGAGGAGAGTTACGACACCTATCTGGCGCAGGTGCGCCAGGAGGTCCACACGCCCAACAGTGACCCGGCCGCCGACCGGGAGCGGCCATGA
- a CDS encoding gamma carbonic anhydrase family protein, whose protein sequence is MPLYSLEGHVPHLHPESFVAPSADLIGRVRLGRASSVWFGAVLRGDTETITVGEGSNVQDGAVLHADPGFPCVLEDHVTVGHRAVVHGARCASGSLVGMGAIMLNGSVLGEGAVLGAGAVLGAGTEVPAGMLALGVPARVVRPVDPTDNAAHYRERARQYRRGLAPAVGEEA, encoded by the coding sequence ATGCCGCTGTATTCCCTGGAGGGGCATGTCCCCCACCTTCATCCCGAGAGTTTCGTCGCGCCGAGTGCCGACCTGATCGGCCGCGTGCGGCTCGGACGCGCCAGCAGTGTGTGGTTCGGGGCGGTGCTGCGCGGCGATACCGAGACCATCACGGTCGGTGAAGGCAGCAACGTGCAGGACGGCGCTGTCCTGCACGCCGACCCTGGTTTCCCCTGCGTCCTGGAGGACCATGTGACGGTCGGCCACCGCGCCGTCGTTCACGGCGCCCGCTGCGCTTCGGGCAGTCTGGTAGGTATGGGGGCCATCATGCTCAACGGCTCGGTGCTCGGTGAGGGCGCGGTGCTGGGGGCGGGCGCCGTTCTGGGGGCCGGCACCGAGGTTCCCGCCGGCATGTTGGCGCTGGGGGTGCCGGCGCGCGTAGTGCGCCCGGTGGATCCCACCGACAACGCCGCGCACTACCGGGAGCGCGCCCGCCAGTACCGCCGGGGCCTGGCCCCCGCAGTGGGGGAGGAAGCATGA
- a CDS encoding type III polyketide synthase: MGAMPTLAPTVRSLVTGTPPYRATQLEVQAAAAELFPRLGARQGLLDVFTNAQIETRPLSRPLEWYLTPHTFPEKNAVFIEEARALCLRLAREALERAEVAPGDVDAVVVVNTSGISTPSLDAYLIGALGLRPHAARLPLWGLGCAGGASGLARAADLVRAGYRRVLYVAVELCSLTLIAGDESKSNFVGTALFSDGGAALVVTAADVPGPAPLLTLHGAYSTLIEDSEDIMGWDVVEEGLKVRFSRDIPALVRAMMHGNVQEALEAHGWTRADLETYVVHPGGVKVLDAYEEALTLPAGTLDASRDVLRRCGNMSSATVLFVLEDVLRGRPQGRGLLSAMGPGFSAEHVLVEFPAPPLE, translated from the coding sequence ATGGGCGCGATGCCCACCCTGGCCCCCACCGTGCGTTCGCTCGTGACCGGAACGCCGCCCTACCGCGCCACCCAGCTCGAGGTCCAGGCGGCCGCGGCCGAGCTGTTTCCGCGTCTGGGGGCGCGCCAAGGGCTTCTCGACGTGTTCACGAACGCCCAGATCGAGACCCGGCCCCTGTCGCGCCCGCTGGAGTGGTACCTCACGCCCCACACCTTTCCAGAAAAGAACGCCGTGTTCATCGAGGAGGCCCGCGCCCTGTGCCTGCGCCTGGCGCGTGAGGCGCTCGAGCGGGCTGAGGTCGCGCCCGGTGACGTGGACGCCGTGGTGGTGGTGAACACCAGCGGCATCAGTACGCCCAGCCTGGACGCCTACCTTATCGGAGCGCTGGGGCTGCGGCCGCACGCCGCCCGGCTGCCGCTGTGGGGCCTGGGCTGTGCGGGCGGCGCCTCGGGGCTGGCGCGCGCCGCCGACCTCGTGCGCGCCGGCTACCGGCGGGTGCTGTACGTGGCAGTCGAACTGTGCAGCCTCACCCTGATCGCGGGGGACGAGTCCAAGAGCAACTTCGTGGGGACGGCGCTGTTTTCGGACGGCGGCGCGGCCCTGGTCGTGACGGCCGCCGACGTACCGGGACCAGCGCCGCTGCTCACGCTGCACGGCGCGTACTCGACCCTCATCGAGGACAGCGAGGACATCATGGGCTGGGACGTGGTCGAGGAGGGACTCAAGGTGCGCTTCTCGCGGGATATCCCGGCGCTGGTGCGCGCCATGATGCACGGCAACGTTCAGGAGGCCCTGGAGGCGCACGGCTGGACCCGCGCCGACTTGGAGACCTACGTCGTGCACCCCGGCGGCGTGAAGGTGCTGGACGCCTACGAGGAAGCGCTGACTCTGCCGGCCGGGACCCTGGACGCGAGCCGCGACGTGCTGCGCCGCTGCGGCAACATGAGCAGTGCGACCGTGCTGTTCGTGCTGGAAGACGTGCTGCGTGGCCGTCCCCAGGGCCGGGGTCTCCTGAGCGCGATGGGACCGGGCTTCAGCGCCGAGCACGTGCTCGTGGAATTTCCGGCGCCCCCCCTGGAGTAG
- a CDS encoding c-type cytochrome, with protein MTAATLLAAGLLAVIVLASLWLVLSPLRAATPDDPDAAERERLEAERDRLYAELRAGDEDARERPDLERRAALTLRALDALAPAPRAGSGRSRALALGGVALAAVVTVAGALTFVPRWQLSGLNAGEAQTVQAVLGLPGLRARALNGGGEAAYRAWGDAAFGAGRYDQAISAYGGALQLDPRQPQALRRLGILLLTRPERGGEALSREDSDRAALLIRTAVGLAPDDAESQLFLGFALVRYGQDAEALTALERYRSLNPQGREADETITAIRARQNQTDPALSVYAANCASCHGAAGGGGIGPSLRASTLSRAAIQGIIRGGQGAMPAFPNITGAELTALTDLLEKWQGEGQ; from the coding sequence ATGACTGCCGCCACGCTGCTGGCGGCCGGGCTGCTGGCTGTGATCGTGCTGGCCTCGCTGTGGCTGGTGCTCTCGCCGCTGCGCGCGGCCACGCCCGACGACCCCGACGCTGCCGAGCGTGAGCGTCTCGAAGCAGAGCGGGACCGCCTGTACGCCGAGCTGCGGGCAGGCGACGAAGACGCCAGGGAGCGCCCCGATCTCGAACGCCGCGCCGCGCTGACCCTGCGCGCGCTCGACGCCCTGGCCCCCGCGCCGCGGGCCGGGTCGGGCCGTAGCCGCGCGCTGGCGCTTGGGGGGGTGGCCCTGGCCGCCGTGGTCACGGTGGCGGGCGCCCTGACCTTCGTGCCGCGCTGGCAGCTCTCGGGCCTGAACGCGGGCGAGGCCCAGACTGTACAGGCGGTCCTGGGGCTGCCCGGCCTGCGGGCCCGCGCCCTGAACGGCGGCGGCGAGGCAGCCTACCGCGCCTGGGGGGACGCGGCGTTCGGGGCGGGACGCTACGACCAGGCCATCAGCGCCTACGGCGGCGCCCTGCAACTCGACCCCCGGCAGCCGCAGGCGCTGCGGCGACTGGGCATCCTGCTGCTCACCCGCCCCGAGCGCGGCGGCGAGGCCCTGAGCCGCGAGGACTCCGACCGTGCCGCGCTGCTCATCCGCACGGCGGTGGGGCTCGCGCCCGACGACGCCGAGTCGCAACTGTTCCTGGGCTTCGCGCTCGTGCGCTACGGGCAGGACGCCGAGGCCCTGACGGCCCTGGAACGCTACCGCAGCCTGAATCCCCAGGGCCGCGAGGCCGACGAGACCATCACCGCCATCCGCGCCCGCCAGAACCAGACCGATCCGGCCCTGAGCGTGTACGCCGCCAACTGTGCGAGCTGCCACGGCGCGGCGGGGGGCGGCGGCATCGGCCCCAGCCTGCGCGCCAGCACCCTGAGCCGCGCGGCGATCCAGGGGATCATCCGGGGCGGCCAGGGGGCCATGCCCGCCTTCCCGAACATCACCGGCGCGGAGCTCACGGCCCTGACCGACCTGCTGGAAAAGTGGCAAGGTGAAGGCCAGTGA
- a CDS encoding M48 family metallopeptidase produces the protein MPLPPSPHAPLTLTGTYFDGQSSRAWPATLEIGTGAALTVTGPAAGAPGPLHWPATALRAEPALPGLRRVIRLPGGGRFETGAVAGVRALETRTRQNRVLGGVRRLEGSWPLTLGATAALGLFVWGFLTYGLPALARAAAAATPVTVLDTFDRESIQLLDTDDFLAPSRLSAARQAELKREFARVGDWAGGGYRYRLLLRDGEPSGAPFALGANAFALPGGTVVMTDQLVALARSDRELMGVLAHETGHVTGRHGLAGVYQGLGLALLGTAVTGDLVGAATFAAAVPSALLQNGYSRRAETEADERAGAYLLRAYGTTRPLRDILARLETEDRAADETSLKAEDPAPDDLLRTHPDTAQRIKHLREIERAAR, from the coding sequence ATGCCCCTGCCTCCCTCGCCGCACGCCCCCCTGACCCTGACCGGCACATACTTCGACGGTCAGAGCAGCCGGGCGTGGCCGGCCACCCTGGAGATCGGGACCGGAGCCGCGCTGACCGTGACCGGGCCGGCCGCCGGCGCGCCCGGCCCGCTGCACTGGCCGGCCACCGCCCTGCGCGCCGAGCCGGCGCTGCCAGGCCTGCGGCGGGTGATCCGGCTGCCGGGGGGCGGGCGTTTTGAAACCGGCGCCGTCGCCGGGGTGCGCGCCCTGGAGACCCGGACCCGCCAGAACCGCGTGCTGGGGGGGGTGCGCCGCCTGGAAGGCAGCTGGCCCCTGACGCTGGGGGCCACTGCCGCGCTCGGGCTGTTCGTGTGGGGCTTCCTGACCTATGGCCTGCCCGCCCTGGCCCGCGCCGCCGCCGCCGCGACGCCCGTGACCGTGCTGGACACCTTCGACCGCGAGAGTATCCAGCTGCTGGACACTGACGATTTCCTGGCCCCCAGCCGCCTGAGTGCCGCGCGGCAGGCCGAGCTGAAACGCGAGTTCGCGCGGGTCGGCGACTGGGCGGGCGGCGGCTACCGCTACCGCCTGCTGCTGCGTGACGGCGAGCCAAGCGGCGCACCCTTCGCGCTGGGAGCCAACGCCTTCGCGCTGCCGGGCGGCACGGTCGTCATGACCGACCAGCTCGTGGCCCTCGCGCGCAGCGACCGCGAACTCATGGGCGTGCTGGCCCACGAGACCGGCCACGTGACCGGGCGGCACGGGCTGGCCGGCGTGTATCAGGGGCTGGGGCTGGCACTGCTGGGCACAGCCGTGACCGGCGACCTCGTGGGAGCGGCCACCTTCGCCGCCGCCGTGCCCTCGGCCCTGCTGCAAAACGGCTACTCGCGCCGCGCCGAGACCGAGGCCGACGAGCGCGCCGGGGCCTACCTGCTGCGCGCCTACGGCACGACCCGGCCGCTGCGCGACATCCTGGCCCGGCTGGAGACCGAGGACCGCGCGGCCGACGAGACCAGCCTGAAGGCCGAGGACCCTGCCCCCGACGACCTGCTGCGCACCCACCCCGACACCGCCCAGCGCATCAAGCACCTCCGCGAGATCGAGCGCGCGGCGCGCTGA
- the ccmE gene encoding cytochrome c maturation protein CcmE codes for MTTPAGTPLPRARRRRRSPWPTLLGVAALLGLVAFIAFGNLGKSLEYFVTPTEYQQQRAELEGRSLRIGGLVRNARYDPQSLNLNFVVSDGGASFPVRYHGAVSDLFKDNQGVVVRGEFQGDTFYARELVVKHSEQYSVPQTQAELKNMMRDTE; via the coding sequence TTGACCACCCCGGCCGGCACCCCGCTGCCGCGCGCGCGGAGGCGGCGCCGCAGTCCCTGGCCTACCCTGCTGGGCGTGGCCGCCCTGCTGGGGCTGGTGGCGTTCATCGCCTTCGGGAACCTGGGCAAGAGCCTCGAATACTTCGTGACGCCCACCGAGTACCAGCAGCAGCGCGCTGAGCTCGAGGGCCGCTCGCTGCGGATCGGCGGACTGGTGCGGAACGCCCGTTACGATCCCCAGAGCCTGAACCTGAATTTCGTGGTCAGCGACGGCGGCGCGAGCTTTCCGGTCCGGTACCACGGCGCGGTCAGCGACCTGTTCAAGGACAACCAGGGGGTCGTGGTGCGCGGCGAGTTTCAGGGCGACACCTTCTACGCGCGCGAACTGGTCGTCAAGCACAGCGAGCAGTACAGCGTGCCCCAGACCCAGGCCGAACTCAAGAACATGATGCGGGACACCGAGTAG
- a CDS encoding heme lyase CcmF/NrfE family subunit: MLNLISFGASELGALGQLALLGALGFSLAGLLLALVGGLRGDARVSEAARRVNWAVFALLTLAVIVLEVALLRDDFSVRYVAEHSMTTSPVWIKLTTLWAALEGSILLWAWILSGYAFILSLTLRRDALRPWALGTMFVSLLFFVGVCATVASPFTPLASIPAEGQGPNPALQNHWMMAVHPVLLYLGFVGLSVPYAYAVGALVTGRLSDHWVVVTRRWTMVAWAFLTAAIVAGGWWSYETLGWGGYWAWDPVENASFIPWLLTTAFLHSIQIQERRGLMRSWNVWLIVLAYSSTVLGTFLNRSGIVQSVHAFADGPVGAVFLGFLALLLVLGVALAAWRAPLLRDEADPAAPVSREGAFLAGNWLFLVFAFVVLLGTLFPTFVEFVQGRRDASVGPAFFNAFAVPLGLGLLLLMGVGPLLPWRRADGHSLVRALRPLLLAGLGAGLVAFVAGVRNPGVLLTVGLSAYNIAGLGLLTVRAARQRRAGLPTLLREQPRRYGAYLAHVGLLVIALGIAFSTTYRQDQQVTLNVGGAPVRLLNEELQLRRISREDYPHGASATAHVDIDGQPFLSRVNTYRQAPGQPFPAPAVRYGLWGDTYLVVTTIDVRGQWSSVRLIESPLVSWIWWGTLIVVLGSVLTLTPPARAAARRVPAGLAPATD, encoded by the coding sequence GTGCTCAACCTGATCTCCTTCGGGGCGTCGGAACTCGGCGCGCTGGGGCAACTCGCGCTGCTGGGCGCGCTGGGCTTCTCGCTGGCGGGGCTGCTGCTGGCGCTAGTGGGCGGCCTGCGCGGCGACGCCCGCGTCTCCGAGGCGGCCCGGCGCGTAAACTGGGCCGTCTTCGCGCTGCTCACGCTCGCCGTGATTGTGCTGGAGGTGGCCCTGCTGCGCGATGACTTCAGCGTGCGCTACGTCGCCGAACACTCCATGACCACCTCGCCGGTGTGGATCAAGCTGACGACCCTGTGGGCCGCGCTCGAAGGCAGCATCCTGCTGTGGGCCTGGATCCTGTCGGGATACGCCTTCATCCTGAGCCTGACCTTGCGGAGGGACGCGCTGCGGCCCTGGGCGCTGGGCACCATGTTCGTCAGCCTGCTGTTCTTCGTGGGGGTGTGCGCCACCGTGGCCTCGCCCTTCACGCCGCTGGCGAGCATTCCGGCCGAAGGACAGGGCCCCAACCCCGCGCTGCAAAACCACTGGATGATGGCCGTGCACCCCGTGCTGCTGTACCTGGGTTTCGTGGGCCTGAGCGTGCCCTACGCCTATGCGGTCGGGGCCCTGGTCACCGGGAGGTTGTCGGACCACTGGGTCGTGGTGACGCGCCGCTGGACGATGGTCGCCTGGGCCTTTCTGACGGCCGCCATTGTGGCCGGCGGCTGGTGGAGCTACGAGACGCTGGGCTGGGGCGGCTACTGGGCGTGGGACCCGGTCGAGAACGCCAGCTTCATTCCCTGGCTGCTCACGACCGCCTTCCTGCACAGCATCCAGATTCAGGAACGCCGGGGCCTGATGCGCTCGTGGAACGTCTGGCTGATCGTGCTGGCGTATTCCAGCACCGTGCTGGGCACCTTCCTGAACCGCTCGGGCATCGTGCAGAGCGTGCACGCCTTCGCCGACGGCCCGGTGGGCGCGGTGTTCCTGGGGTTCCTGGCGCTGCTCCTCGTGCTCGGGGTGGCGCTGGCTGCGTGGCGTGCGCCGCTGCTGCGCGACGAGGCCGATCCCGCCGCGCCGGTCAGCCGAGAGGGCGCCTTCCTGGCGGGCAACTGGCTGTTTCTGGTCTTCGCGTTCGTGGTGCTGCTCGGCACGCTGTTTCCGACCTTCGTGGAATTCGTGCAGGGGCGGCGTGACGCCTCGGTGGGGCCGGCGTTCTTCAACGCCTTCGCCGTGCCGCTGGGCCTGGGCCTGCTCCTGCTGATGGGCGTGGGACCGCTGCTGCCCTGGCGCCGCGCCGACGGGCACTCGCTCGTGCGGGCGCTGCGGCCGCTGCTGCTGGCGGGCCTGGGGGCGGGGCTGGTGGCCTTTGTGGCTGGCGTGCGCAACCCCGGCGTGCTGCTCACGGTGGGTCTGAGCGCCTACAACATCGCCGGGCTGGGCCTGCTCACCGTGCGGGCCGCCCGGCAGCGCCGCGCCGGCTTGCCCACCCTGCTGCGCGAGCAACCCCGGCGCTACGGCGCGTACCTCGCCCATGTGGGGCTGCTGGTCATCGCTCTGGGGATCGCCTTCAGCACGACCTACCGCCAGGATCAGCAGGTCACCCTGAACGTGGGCGGCGCGCCCGTGCGGCTCCTGAATGAGGAATTGCAGCTCCGGCGCATCAGCCGCGAGGACTACCCGCACGGGGCCTCGGCGACCGCGCATGTGGACATCGACGGCCAGCCGTTCCTGAGCCGCGTGAATACCTACCGGCAGGCGCCGGGCCAGCCCTTCCCCGCCCCGGCGGTGCGCTACGGCCTGTGGGGCGACACCTACCTCGTCGTGACGACCATCGACGTGCGCGGGCAGTGGTCCAGCGTGCGCCTGATCGAAAGCCCCCTGGTGAGCTGGATCTGGTGGGGCACCCTGATCGTGGTGCTGGGCTCAGTCCTGACCCTGACGCCCCCGGCCCGCGCCGCCGCCCGCCGCGTGCCCGCCGGACTGGCCCCCGCTACCGACTGA
- a CDS encoding YjgN family protein, which yields MSAPTDPTPVDLTKARTASGPAPEPVAAPPAQIQVFPAAFTGQAGEYFRLWLVNLVLSVVTLGLYLPWARVRNRQYFYGHTWVDGHNFEYAANPWALLRGYLLVGVFFGTYSAAMQFQFSGWEWVAGGVALLFGLLYPWMVRQSLRFLARSTVHRGLNFGFGGSVGGAYMAYGVANVAAVVSFGLALPLAWYAQRDYQVRGLRYGAAPGRFRGGPGGLYLIGLTALGLTVGGGLLIGVLGALAAVLIGAAQTGGPDLSGDFDDLFSQPGVLVGAIAAYLGVLALYGVAWQYVRAATLRYVLNHLELGGVVRARATFSTARLVWIGVGNAAAQVVSLGLLTPWAAVRRARYVAAHTQVLSLVSLGTFQAGQATRESALGEAATELLDINLGF from the coding sequence GTGAGCGCGCCGACCGACCCGACCCCCGTGGACCTGACGAAGGCCAGGACCGCCTCCGGGCCGGCTCCCGAACCGGTCGCCGCGCCGCCTGCCCAGATACAGGTCTTTCCGGCGGCGTTCACCGGGCAGGCAGGCGAGTATTTCCGGCTGTGGCTTGTCAATCTGGTGCTCAGCGTGGTGACGCTGGGGCTGTACCTGCCCTGGGCGCGGGTGCGTAACCGGCAGTATTTCTACGGCCACACCTGGGTGGACGGCCACAACTTCGAGTACGCGGCCAACCCCTGGGCCCTGCTGCGCGGGTATCTGCTCGTGGGGGTCTTTTTCGGGACGTACAGCGCCGCCATGCAGTTCCAGTTCAGCGGCTGGGAGTGGGTGGCCGGCGGCGTCGCGCTGCTGTTCGGCCTCCTCTATCCCTGGATGGTGCGCCAGTCGCTGCGCTTTCTGGCCCGCAGCACCGTGCACCGGGGACTGAACTTCGGGTTCGGAGGCAGCGTGGGCGGGGCCTACATGGCCTACGGGGTGGCGAACGTGGCGGCCGTGGTGTCCTTCGGGCTGGCGCTGCCGCTGGCGTGGTATGCGCAGCGCGACTACCAGGTGCGCGGCCTGCGCTACGGCGCGGCGCCGGGGCGCTTCCGGGGCGGGCCGGGGGGGCTGTACCTCATCGGGCTGACGGCGCTGGGGCTCACGGTGGGCGGGGGGCTGCTCATCGGGGTGCTGGGAGCGTTGGCGGCAGTCCTGATCGGCGCGGCGCAGACCGGCGGGCCGGACCTCAGCGGCGATTTCGACGACCTCTTCAGCCAGCCGGGCGTCCTCGTGGGGGCCATCGCCGCCTACCTCGGGGTGCTCGCGCTGTACGGCGTGGCGTGGCAGTACGTCCGGGCCGCCACGCTGCGCTACGTCCTGAACCACCTCGAACTCGGCGGGGTGGTGCGGGCCCGCGCGACCTTCAGCACCGCCCGGCTGGTGTGGATCGGCGTGGGCAACGCCGCCGCCCAGGTCGTCTCGCTGGGCCTGCTCACGCCCTGGGCAGCGGTCCGCCGGGCGCGCTACGTCGCCGCGCACACGCAGGTCCTGTCCCTGGTCAGTCTCGGCACCTTCCAGGCCGGGCAGGCCACGCGGGAAAGCGCGCTGGGCGAGGCGGCCACCGAACTTCTCGACATCAACCTGGGATTCTGA
- a CDS encoding TlpA disulfide reductase family protein, with product MTQKPAPSTPAPVARPSWRRFVPPLLAAGLVAVLGVTLLRPARTATDGGPLIGKAAPAFSLQTLDGGTLSLASLKGRPVVVNFWASWCVPCRQEAPLFRELGARPGNAGGQGLAIVGVLFNETREQDARDFIREYALAYPNLRDPGISTGINYGVSGVPETVFIDKDGVVRHMDRGGLDRARLNVGLGKIGVPGL from the coding sequence ATGACCCAGAAACCCGCTCCTTCCACTCCCGCTCCGGTCGCCCGGCCCAGTTGGCGCCGCTTCGTGCCCCCACTGCTGGCGGCCGGGCTGGTGGCCGTGCTGGGCGTGACCCTGCTGCGCCCGGCCCGCACCGCCACCGACGGCGGCCCCCTGATCGGCAAGGCCGCGCCCGCATTCAGTCTCCAGACCCTCGACGGCGGCACGCTGAGCCTCGCTTCTCTCAAGGGGCGGCCCGTGGTGGTCAATTTCTGGGCGTCGTGGTGCGTGCCCTGCCGTCAGGAGGCGCCACTGTTCCGCGAACTCGGCGCGCGGCCCGGCAACGCGGGCGGACAGGGGCTGGCAATTGTCGGTGTGCTGTTCAACGAGACACGGGAGCAGGATGCCCGCGACTTCATCCGCGAGTACGCGCTGGCCTACCCCAACCTGCGCGATCCCGGCATCTCGACCGGGATCAACTACGGCGTGTCGGGCGTTCCCGAGACGGTATTCATCGACAAGGACGGCGTCGTGCGGCACATGGACCGGGGCGGCCTGGACCGCGCCCGACTGAATGTCGGCCTGGGCAAGATCGGGGTGCCGGGCCTGTGA
- a CDS encoding Rieske 2Fe-2S domain-containing protein: MLPVAGTLGAFGYMGYYATRVLRGRRGVGAEAFVSGPAARVAARDELGQVWAERTFSYGGRPCTLLRLPQPVAGGLSVGGVHYAAFSRVCTHLGCSVNLVRDQEVLAFAFNYRPPQGERHPQLGCPCHYSVFDPLRAGESVFGKAASPLPRVRLEVRGSDLYATGIEPAPELSG, from the coding sequence ATGCTGCCGGTGGCGGGCACGCTGGGCGCTTTTGGGTACATGGGCTACTACGCCACGCGGGTCCTGCGCGGACGCCGGGGGGTCGGCGCGGAGGCCTTCGTTTCCGGGCCGGCCGCCCGCGTGGCGGCGCGGGACGAGCTGGGCCAGGTCTGGGCCGAGCGCACTTTCAGCTACGGGGGGCGGCCCTGCACGCTGCTGCGGCTGCCCCAGCCGGTCGCGGGTGGCCTGAGCGTGGGTGGGGTCCACTACGCGGCCTTCTCTCGGGTCTGCACGCACCTGGGCTGCTCGGTCAACCTCGTGCGCGACCAGGAAGTGCTAGCCTTCGCGTTCAACTACCGCCCGCCGCAGGGCGAGCGTCACCCGCAACTGGGCTGCCCCTGCCACTACAGCGTGTTCGACCCGCTGCGGGCGGGCGAATCGGTCTTCGGCAAGGCGGCTTCTCCCCTGCCCCGCGTGCGGCTCGAAGTGCGGGGCAGCGACCTGTACGCTACCGGAATCGAACCCGCCCCAGAACTTAGCGGCTGA
- the ccsA gene encoding cytochrome c biogenesis protein CcsA → MTRDLTTRVLGGVTLLLLLIAAGLGLSAPLDQNQGSLVRLFFMHVPSAWLSYLAYGGTGLFGLLYLITRSRRWDRLAMSSAEIGVLFTVATIVGGMLWAKPTWGVYWVWDARLTTTALSIVIYGGYLLIRSMIDDPDRRARIAAVVGLVGTLYVPVNYMAVEWWRGVHQTQTLRLLGGISFEGAPIYGWVLLVATTAFTFLYVYLLRVRGILAAREAVREERELMGDLGAAPLGEAVRG, encoded by the coding sequence ATGACAAGAGACCTCACGACGAGGGTGCTGGGCGGCGTGACCCTGCTGCTGCTGCTGATCGCGGCCGGCCTGGGCCTGAGTGCGCCGCTCGACCAGAACCAGGGTTCGCTGGTGCGGCTGTTTTTCATGCACGTGCCGAGCGCGTGGCTCAGCTACCTCGCCTACGGCGGCACGGGGCTGTTCGGGCTGCTGTACCTCATCACACGGTCTCGGCGCTGGGACCGGCTGGCGATGAGCAGCGCCGAGATCGGGGTGCTGTTTACGGTCGCCACCATCGTCGGCGGGATGCTGTGGGCCAAGCCGACCTGGGGCGTGTACTGGGTGTGGGACGCCCGGCTGACCACCACCGCCCTGAGCATCGTCATCTACGGCGGCTACCTCCTGATCCGCAGCATGATTGACGACCCCGACCGCCGCGCGCGCATTGCGGCCGTGGTCGGCCTGGTGGGCACGCTGTACGTGCCGGTGAACTACATGGCGGTCGAGTGGTGGCGCGGCGTGCACCAGACCCAGACGCTGCGGCTGCTGGGCGGCATCAGCTTCGAGGGCGCGCCCATCTACGGGTGGGTCCTGTTGGTCGCTACAACCGCCTTCACCTTCCTGTACGTGTATCTGCTGCGGGTGCGCGGCATCCTGGCAGCCCGCGAGGCGGTGCGCGAGGAACGCGAACTGATGGGCGACCTGGGCGCCGCACCCCTGGGGGAGGCTGTCCGTGGATAA